Part of the Flavobacterium alkalisoli genome is shown below.
GGGAATATCTTTGTTATCATCTTTTTGAATCAGTACTCCGTTAACTGTCAATGGTATAGGTTGTACTTCTTCAAACATTTGGGTTTGTTCCAGTACCACAGTGTTATAATCCTGAGGATTAAGCACTAAGGTATTTTGCCTGTTTAGCCCCTTTTCTTTTACGGTATCTGTAAGTACCTGTAAGCTAATATTTTTACCTATATATTTCAGCTGCGTTTTCATATGCCTGACTGATTTGATCGAAAAGTAGTTAAAAATTTGTAAAACTTATCTTGTTTAAAACCAAAAATCGATGAACGACGTAAATTTTCCTATAAAACGTTAAAATTTCAATTATGAAAAATCTAAAACAAATCTATTCAACTGCAATTGTGGCTTTTATGCTGCTATTAGGAACCGCGTCTTTCGCACAAAAGACTGTAATGGTAGGCGGAGCGCCCATGTATCCTACAAAAGACATTATTGATAATGCCGTAAATTCTAAAGATCACACAACGCTTGTTGCGGCCGTAAAAGCTGCCGGATTAGTAGAAACTTTAAAGGGTAAAGGTCCGTTTACGGTATTTGCACCAACAAACGAGGCTTTTGATAAATTACCTAAAGGGACTGTAGAGACTGTTTTAAAGCCTGAGAACAAAGAAATGCTTCAGGGTATACTAACGTATCATGTTGTGGCAGGTAAGTGGAGCGCAGCCGATATTGTGAAAGCCATTAAAAAGGGTAATGGTAAGTACACTGCAAAAACAGTACAGGGTGGTACTCTTACTTTTATGATGGATGGAAAAGATGTATGGGTTATGGATGAAAAAGGTGGCAGGGCAAAAGTTACTATTGCCGATGTTAACCAAAGCAATGGTGTTATTCATGTTGTTGATACTGTGCTTATGCACAAGTAATTAAACAACTTAAAGATAAATTCAGTGTGTGACTGTTTTTTTTGGTTGGTTTGATAAAAGCCGTTGTTTTTACAGCGGCTTTTTCTTGTTATTGCGAGGAGGGACGACGCGGCAATCTTAGAATTGTAGAAACACATTATATAATAGGAATAAAAAAAAGCCCTTCTTTATAAGGAAGGACTTTGATGCTGTACTGCTTGCTAACTACTCAACAATTTTTTTGAGTCCGTCTATAACAACGGCCCAGCTTTGTTGTGAGTGTTTAGCTCTTTCTTCATCATAATTGGTTTGGGTAACGGTAAGTTGAGTCCCCTGTTGTTCAGGTTGTACCTCATAGGTAACCTGTAGGTAATTGTTGGTTTCGTCCGGTAAGTTGCTCCAGCTGCTCAGGTAACTGAAAGAAAGCCTTTTGTTAGGCTCATATTCCAGCACCGTACCTTCATCAGTATAGGTTTGCCCTTCATATTCGCCCGTAAAGAGAACAGGGCTGCCCACTTTCCAGTCGGTTTTCATGTTAGAGCCAAAAAAGTACTGCTTAACGATAGAAGCATCGGTAAGTGCCTGCCATACTTTTTCTGTTGGAGCGTTGATAGTGGTTTGATAAACAGATTTAAATCCTGTTTGCATAGCTGTTCGTTTTTTGATGAAAACAAATATAACGAACTGACTTGTAAGCGATGAGGGGTAATACGGACTTCTTTATGGTATCAATTTATTTTTGTTTTGCTTTCTCTACCGTCATGTGGGGTGTCCAGTAGCCCTGCGCATCAAGATCGAAACCTGATTTGATAACCTGAGCCTGACAGTTACACTTAAGGCTGTACACATTATCAGGATTAAGGGCTATTAGGATGGTAAAAATGAGTGGCAGTACCGTTATAACCCAAATACCTGTAATAATGAGTTTAGACATTACTATACGCTTTATACGGTTAATTATATAGATAATAACAAAGCTTATTGCAAAATAAACCAACAGGTTGCCCAATAGCGGAAGTAGAAAAATCTGATTAGATAGTGAGGTGTGAAACCCCGGGGCAAGATATATAAAAGGGAAACCGTACATAATTACCTCACCGGGTCCGTCAGGGACATTTACCAACCACCATTTAGAAACAAACATAAACGATAATAAGGTAAGAGGAATTACTAAAATGAGTATAAGTCGTTTCATATCAGTAAGGTTATACTCAAAGTTAGTGAAAATATTGATTTACACCTTTAATAAAAGACTAAGGCTTTTCTGTTTCTTTATATACATGTTTTGGTCCTGAATAACTGGTTATTCCAAAACCAAACCTACTCTGTTTAACTTCAATATCAAAATCACGGGTAAGGCTATATATCTCATTATCCATAAAAAGCAAATCGGGGGTGTATATTAGTAAAGAAGTTAGGGCTATAATCCGTATCGTATAGATTTGAATTGTACTAAGGTTTATTTTTCTTAATCTATTGATAATGGCAACCAATGTAAAACAGGCAGTAAAGTATATTAGTAAATCTGCAATGAGAGGAAGGATATAAAACTCAAAAGACAGGGAGGTATGAATACCCGGAGAAACAAATATAAACGGAAAGCCATGCATTATTACACGAGGGCCATCAATTATATCTACTACCCACCATTTGTTTAGAAACACAAACGTAAGTATCGTTATAGGTATAACAAGATTGAGTATAAGCTTCTTCATAACTATTAACTTTTGGTTACAGATAATCTTTTTATTACCTGATTTACTGCTTCATCTAATTCTTTATAGTCTTTTAGGTAGGGAAGGAGTCCTGTAAAAAAAGGTTTACTCTTTAGTGCCCCTAACAGATATAGCGAATTGTAATGCTTAGTATCCGGAGAGGTATAGCTAACATTATAAGTGCCATAAGGAAGCTCTGCAGAAAATATGTCTTCACGGTTTACTTTATAGTCTGTTATATAAAGACTAATCATAGCAAAAGTTTTAGTGTCCACATAATAGGTGTAATAAAACTCCATGCTTTTGCTTAGTTCTTTTTCTATGTTTTTTTTTGTGCCATCTTTTGGAGTAACAGAAATTTCTATGGAAGGCATGGGTTTGTCCTGATCTCCCATATGTTTAAAAGTAAAACTTTGAGAGTAACAGGTGAGTGATATAAACAGGAGTAAAAGTAAGGCTATGTGTTTCATATATGGTAAGGTTAAACTCAAATGTAGTAATTGTTCCTTTATTCTGAAGTAAACAGGTAAAAAGTATTTGGAAGGTTTATAACACTCCGGTTGTCATTGCGAGCCTGCGAAGCAATCTGTTACGTGAAGATATTTTTACGACAGAGAGATTTCTCTGTTTCGCTGTCGCTTCAATCGGAATGGAAATAAAAAAAGCTCCCCGAAGGAAGCTTCATATATAAGTAGTGTATAACCACTAGTCTTTTTTGATACGTATTTCAAACATCTTGTCCCAGTTTTTACCGGTAACAAAAATGGTTTTTGTTTTAGGGTTGTAAGCAATACCGTTTAATACATCAAGTTCCGGATGAGGGGTAACCTTATGCTTAAGTTCAGTTAAGTCTATAATGTGCTCAATGGCTCCCGTTTTAGGGTCTATAACAGCAACAGCATCTTTTTGATAGATGTTACCATATATTTTACCCTCTATCCACTCCAGCTCGTTTACAGCCTTAATTTTGGTGTTTTGGGTATATACATTAATATAGTCTACCTCCTCAAGGGTTTCAGGATCCAGTACCCATATCTTTTCGGTACCGTCGCTTTGGTATAGGTATTTATCATCGTGGGTAAGTCCCCAGCCTTCTATATTCTTAAAGTATTTAAACTCCTTAATCTTCTCAAAAGTATCGGCATTGTATACAAAGCCGGTGTGGCTTTGCCATGTAAGCTGGTATACCTTATTATTAAATACGGTTATACCTTCGCCAAAGTATTTTTCAGGAATACTGATTTGCTTGTAAACCTCACCTGTTTTATAGTTGGTTTTGCGTAGGGTAGATATTCCGTGTCTTCCGGTACCTTCAATTAAGGTGTCGCGGTAAAACTCCAGACCCTGTGTATAGGCTTTAATATCGTGAGGGTAGGTGTTTACAATTTCATACTTAAGCGGAGTAAAGGCTACACTACTGGTAATTTCTACTCTTCCGTCTACTTCCTGGTTTTTACCTTCAAAAAATACAAGGGCTTTTATGTTTAGGTAGCCCAGTTTTTGATTGTTAAAGCTAAAGTTTACTTTTTCGTTGCCTTTTGCAGCACCTATTCTTTTGTCGTTTACATAATAAACAACCGAGTCAATTTCTTTGTTTTTTTCATTTACCACGCTAAAAGAAGTAGATTCTTCAAGGTGATATTGCTGTTTCATGGCCGAAGTATCGAGCTTAAATAAATTTTTTTCAGAATTTTTTGTGCCGTCACAGCTCATTGCGGATGCCCCCAATAAAATGAAAGCTAATAAGTTATGTTTTTTCATGGTTTTATTAATAGCGATTACAATATACAATTGTATTTTACAACTGGCAATTGCCTTTGCGAAAATACAAAAAGATTGTATATTTGCACCGGCAAGTCCTACACGACCAGCTCCTGCAGACTCCTCCAGGGCGGGAACGCAGCAAAGGTATGTGGTTGTAGCGGTGCGATGTAGGTCGCTTGCCATTTTTTTCTTTTATACAGTCGGTCTCCCAATGGGAGATTTTTTTGTTTTAAGGCATTTGAGATTTACTTCGTTGGTTAACTCCTTACTTTTTTTGAAATAAATACTATATTTTATTAATTTTAAGTTCACTCTATTTTTAATAGCTATATACTTAATGGAATTATGAACAGTATACAAAAGGCAGCAAGGCAAATTATCAAATGGTCGTTTAACTTATCTGTTAGCTTAATAGAAAATTTTTCTGATATGGATATCTATAAAGGAAAAGTTGATAAACTAAGAGAATACCCTAAAGGGACTTTAGGTTTTGATATTGCCAAATGCCTTGATGACCACAATCTGACTCTTGTACCTAATTATGAAAGCCACGACCTAAAGCATGTTCTGTTAGAGTATGATATGACACCTGTAGGCGAAATAAGAATGCAGTCATTTATGCTGGGTAACGGTAATTATACTATTCCGTGTTTTACGATTTTACTATTTGGAGTTCTGCTTTTACCTGATGAGTGGAGTACTTTACGCAAGGACTTTAAACTGGGAAGGAAGTCCCAACCGGTTTCTAAGTGGACTATTGAAGAGTATGCCTCTTTTGAAACTGTAGATTTAAGGCAGCACGTAATTGGTACTAAGAAAACTAAAAGAACTGTTTGGAATATGAGTAGTCTAACAAAGTATGCAGCAATAGTTTCTGTTTTTGCTGGAGTTTTCGGGATGGTATTTTGCCTTCCGTTCTTGTTTTCTTCAAACATTGCCGACCTTATAGGTGCCGGATTTCCTTTTGTGGGAGGGTCAATACTAACAGTTGGCGGACTTTATACGCTTTCAAATCTTACAAAGGCTAAAGTAGAAACGCAGGTTATTAGTTAGAAGGGATTCTAAAGTAAAAGACTATATTTACAACATGAAAGCCTTACCTGTTTTAATTCTTTTAATGTATATGTTCTGCTTTTCTTGCCGAGAAACGGAATTAAAATATGGGTGTACTTTTATTGTTAAATCCTAAATGTTAAAGAAATTAAAATGAAAAAATGTATTCTAATTGCCTTTGTTCTTATTTTCAATTTTGTAACTGCTCAGGAAAAACCCCTAAATGAAGATTTAAAAAAAGAATATGACCTGATGCTCGTATCCGATAGTTATAAAGATTTTGAAAAGGCAGCTGAAAATTACGTTAACAAAATATATTTTCTCAAAACTTTTAATGAAATATGTTATGAAAGCCTCTTTTTGAAAGTCCTGAAAGAAGAGATAAAACTTACTTCTTTTAAAGACTATGAAGAAGCAGAAAAAGAATATTTTATACTAAAGGAAAAATACTCTGTCATGAAAGAACTTAATAGTGGGTTTTATCTGGCTTTAAAAGATTCAAATTTGTGGGATTTGGCAAATATAATTGCTCCTTTTAGTATGCCTGAAACAGATTCCTGTCATTGTGAAATTACTTATAATAAAAGTTTAAGCATTTTAGCATTTCAATATGAAAACGTTCTTAAAAATAAAGAGAAATCTGTTGTCAGTACATGGATTGCCTATAGTAAAGAGAAGTTGATAAATAAAAAGGCCTATGAAATGTGTAAACGCGGTTGTGAGCTGAGGTAGCGTATTGTATGGCTAAATTCTTAAGATTACTTCGTCGTTCCTCCTCGTAATGATGGTATGAGTTTACTTAACGAAGTCCTTAATTCAAAACTTAAAATTTATCATTTATAATAGTCTTCTGTCTCTCATCTATTATCTAATCGTCTTTCTTTAAAAATCCGTATTTTCGCCATTCATTTATAAATCTTCAAATCAACCATTAATGAAGAGAGTTGTTTTTATTACCGGAGGATCTTCGGGTATAGGTAAATCAGTAGGCGAATTTCTTGCAGAAAAAGGATATACAGTATATGGTACCAGCCGTAATCCGCAAAGGGTGCCCGAGTCTAAATTTCCGCTTGTAGCGCTCGATGTTCGCGATGCACAAAGTATTAAGGCAGCGGTTAGCGAAGTAATACAAAAAGAAGGCAGACTGGATATACTTATTAATAATGCGGGTGTGGGTATTACAGGTCCGCTTGAGGAGATTCCTGCTGATGAGATTAAAAACAACTTCGAAACCAACCTTTTTGGCCCTATCGAGGTAATGAAGGCTGTACTGCCGCAAATGCGCGAACAAAAAAACGGACTCATAATTAACGTAACTTCCATAGCCGGTTATATGGGGCTGCCATACCGTAGCGTGTATTCGGCATCAAAAGGGGCGCTGGAGCTTATTACCGAAGGCCTTCGTATGGAGGTTAAGGGCTTTGGCGTTACAATAAGTAATATAGCACCAGGCGATTTTGCCACAAACATAGCAGCAGGGCGTTACCATGCACCACTTGTAAAAGGTTCGCCGTATGAGGTTCCTTATGGTAACACGCTTAACATGATGAACGACCATGTAGACAGTGGCAGTAATCCAACGGAAATGGCTGAGGCTGTTTATGCTATAATAAAAGACCCTAATCCTAAGGTGCATTATAAGGTAGGTGCATTTATGCAAAAGTTTTCTATAGTTTTAAAAAGGTTACTGCCTGATAAAGTGTATGAAAAGTTGCTTATGAATCATTATAAATTGTAGTTTTGCAAAAAAATTTTCCAGAAACATATTTAAAGTAAGAACATGAAATTTTTTATCGACACAGCTAATCTTGACCAGATTAAAGAAGCTCAGGAGCTTGGCGTTCTAGATGGTGTAACAACTAACCCGTCTCTAATGGCTAAAGAAGGTATTACAGGAAGAAACAACATTCTTAAGCATTATGTTGACATCTGTAATATTGTAGACGGCGATGTAAGCGCTGAGGTTATTGCTACCGACTATGAAGGTATGATTAAAGAAGGTGAGGAGCTTGCCGAACTGCACGAGCAGATTGTGGTTAAAATCCCTATGACGAAAGACGGTGTGAAAGCTGCTAAATATTTTTCTGATAAAGGAATCAAAACAAACGTAACGCTTGTTTTCTCTGTAGGTCAGGCATTACTTGCTGCTAAGGCAGGTGCTACTTATGTGTCTCCGTTTATTGGTCGTTTAGATGATATCTCTACAGATGGTTTAACACTTATCGAAGATATCCGTCTTATCTATGATAACTACGGTTATGAAACAGAAATTCTTGCTGCATCAGTACGTAACACTATGCACATTGTAAACTGTGCTAAAATAGGAGCCGATGTTATGACAGGCCCTCTAAGCGCAATTGCAGGTTTATTAAAACACCCACTTACCGACAGCGGTTTAGCTCAGTTTATTGCTGACTACGAAAAAGGTAATAAGTAATAGTTTAAAGGCTGCTTCGGCAGCCTTTTTTATTGGATTTAATTTAAGATTCAAAGATTACTCACTCTGTCATTGCGAGGAGGAACGACGAAGCAATCTGTTATGGAGTTGAGTGTTCCCCTCTTGAGAGGGGATAGGGGTGTGTGTGTTTAATATGAATTACGAATTGAGATGTCTCCATGTCTCCATAACATTTCCTTAGCCTGCGATGGCGTAGCGTGGTCGTTGCGAGCCTGTGGC
Proteins encoded:
- the fsa gene encoding fructose-6-phosphate aldolase → MKFFIDTANLDQIKEAQELGVLDGVTTNPSLMAKEGITGRNNILKHYVDICNIVDGDVSAEVIATDYEGMIKEGEELAELHEQIVVKIPMTKDGVKAAKYFSDKGIKTNVTLVFSVGQALLAAKAGATYVSPFIGRLDDISTDGLTLIEDIRLIYDNYGYETEILAASVRNTMHIVNCAKIGADVMTGPLSAIAGLLKHPLTDSGLAQFIADYEKGNK
- a CDS encoding SDR family oxidoreductase, translated to MKRVVFITGGSSGIGKSVGEFLAEKGYTVYGTSRNPQRVPESKFPLVALDVRDAQSIKAAVSEVIQKEGRLDILINNAGVGITGPLEEIPADEIKNNFETNLFGPIEVMKAVLPQMREQKNGLIINVTSIAGYMGLPYRSVYSASKGALELITEGLRMEVKGFGVTISNIAPGDFATNIAAGRYHAPLVKGSPYEVPYGNTLNMMNDHVDSGSNPTEMAEAVYAIIKDPNPKVHYKVGAFMQKFSIVLKRLLPDKVYEKLLMNHYKL
- a CDS encoding SRPBCC domain-containing protein, giving the protein MQTGFKSVYQTTINAPTEKVWQALTDASIVKQYFFGSNMKTDWKVGSPVLFTGEYEGQTYTDEGTVLEYEPNKRLSFSYLSSWSNLPDETNNYLQVTYEVQPEQQGTQLTVTQTNYDEERAKHSQQSWAVVIDGLKKIVE
- a CDS encoding glutaminyl-peptide cyclotransferase — its product is MKKHNLLAFILLGASAMSCDGTKNSEKNLFKLDTSAMKQQYHLEESTSFSVVNEKNKEIDSVVYYVNDKRIGAAKGNEKVNFSFNNQKLGYLNIKALVFFEGKNQEVDGRVEITSSVAFTPLKYEIVNTYPHDIKAYTQGLEFYRDTLIEGTGRHGISTLRKTNYKTGEVYKQISIPEKYFGEGITVFNNKVYQLTWQSHTGFVYNADTFEKIKEFKYFKNIEGWGLTHDDKYLYQSDGTEKIWVLDPETLEEVDYINVYTQNTKIKAVNELEWIEGKIYGNIYQKDAVAVIDPKTGAIEHIIDLTELKHKVTPHPELDVLNGIAYNPKTKTIFVTGKNWDKMFEIRIKKD
- a CDS encoding fasciclin domain-containing protein, giving the protein MKNLKQIYSTAIVAFMLLLGTASFAQKTVMVGGAPMYPTKDIIDNAVNSKDHTTLVAAVKAAGLVETLKGKGPFTVFAPTNEAFDKLPKGTVETVLKPENKEMLQGILTYHVVAGKWSAADIVKAIKKGNGKYTAKTVQGGTLTFMMDGKDVWVMDEKGGRAKVTIADVNQSNGVIHVVDTVLMHK